Within the Acidobacteriota bacterium genome, the region TCGTGCACAACCTGTTCATCTATGATCAGGTCCCAACTGGGCTGTATTTCTTCGCATTCAATGCGCTCGCGTTGGGGGCGTGGAACATAACTCGTGAGCCCCGGCCCGCAGGTGCAGATGAACTCGCGGCAGGGCAAGCTTCAACCGTCGTGCGGTGGACCGGGCTGGCAGTCGCAAGCTTAGGGGCGGTGTTGCTGGTCGCGGCCACTTGGTTCGCGGTGTCGCTAGTCATGGCCGATGTTGCAATGAAACGAGCGATGGTCTCCGCGAGAGCCGGAGACTTCGAGAGCCTGGTAGCCTACGGCGAGCGGGCAACGAGCAGCCTGGATCCTATTGGCGGTTACAATTTTCAGGTCGCCCGGGCGTTCGCGCTGTATGCCGATAAGTTGCCTAAGAACAAGAGCGCTGGCTCGGCGCCCGGCGACGCCAAAGGGAAGATGGGAAACGCACGGGCGAGATCCCTTGAGATGGCGATCGATCACGGTCAAAGGTCGCTGGCGCATACTCTGACTCCTGACGCGAATTACTCATTGCTTGCGTACCTTGCGCTCGGCAAAGGCGACACCCAGAGTCTTCGCAACTATGCGAGCAAAGCAATCAGTTGGGACTCTAACTATTTCAACGCGCATTGGCTGATGGCTGAAGCGCTTCTGGCCGAGGGAGACCGTGAGGGCGCCGTTGCTGAAGCCCAGACGGCGCTGCGGCTTGCTCCTGGATCAAGCGAAGCGCGTTCAGTACTCGCTCGAGCGCGAGGCAAAGGCCGGGTCGTCAATCCGATGGGATGGGTTGAACGTGCAAGATCGTCGTTGGAACGAGGCAATGTCGACAAGGCAGAGAATCTGTTACAGCGGGCGATTCGAAAATCAGATGGACCTTGTCCCGAGTGTCACCGCCAGTTAGCTCTGACCTACGAAGGCGGGCGACGTTACACAGATGCCATCACGCAGTGGGAGATATATGCGCGCGAGGCGCCAGATCAAGCTAAGGCGGAAGAGGTTTCGGCTCGAATTGAGGCGCTCCGAAAGAAGTGACTCTTCCGCGTGCGGAGTCAAAGAAAAGGGCCGGCTTCCGAAAGCCGGCCCTTTTTACAAATCGACGCTGCGAATCAGAGAAATGCTGTTCGCGCAGATCATCATCTTGTTTCGAGCGGCTACTGGGCCATGCCATCGCAGCCACAGACGTCACCGGCGGTGTTCCTATCGGTTATGGTGAAGAGCCGCGGCGGCGAGAAAACTTGCAGTCCCAACTTTGCTCTTCTGACCGCACTGTCAAAGCTGAGATCCAGCCTGCGATCGGGCTCGAAGTCTCGTAGCGTTATGACCGCGCCCTTCTTGGTGTAAACGCCTATGCCGCTAAGTGTGAACCCCGCGCAGTCCGTAAACGTGTAGTCCCCAGTTGGAAAAAAAACGATCTGGTTGCCGTTGCTGTCATCTACGATGCAGATTGTGCCCTGGGCTGGGATTATTGCGTAGACGCCGGAGCCCGTGGCCTCAGCCTCATTCGCCGAATTGGCATTGGTCCTGGATGAGTTCCAGATCAGGACCAGGACAGCAATCAGAAAAACACCCAGCGCCACATCGAAGCAACGTCCTCCGATCCGTTTCAGTCCATCACGCCTTGTTGTCATCTACACTATCCTCCTTTGCTTGTCGGCCACTGCGGCTGGGGGAAGCCGCGTTTGAACGCGCGCCAATATATCGCTGGCAGGGCAGCAAGTCAAGAAGAACTCAGAAGCAGAAGAACTCAGAAGCAACTCAGGTCAATCAAGCTTCTCAGGACTACCACCGAGCGCCGGCGCGTCAACTAGAGATCCCTTCAGCAGGGTGCGAGTAGCTTCGAAGCGACCCAGTGTTTCCATCGCCGCCAGCGCTCGCTCGATCGCCGGCGCGATATAGCCGACGTAGGCAGGGTTGTTTGCGGCAGCCTGGGATGCGTAAGTCCCGATCGCCTTCAGCATTCGCTGTATGGTCATAAGCTCGAGCTCAGTTCGAAACTCATCGAGGTCGCCAAGCGGCAGCTTCGACGCCGCTTTCAGCTCGATGAACTGCTCTATCAGTTCCGCGACAGCCTCGCGCGGTAGAGTTGTGTATGGGTCGCTTAGCAGGGAAGCCACGTCATAACTCGCGGGCCCCATTCGCGCATCCTGATGATCGATGATGAACATCTCGCCGCGATGCATCATCAGGTTGCGCGCGTGGAAGTCGCGGTGGGTCAGCACCCGCGGACGCGCTGCAAGTTCCGAGCACAGTTCCTTGAAATCTGCTTGCACGGCGTTGGACGTCGCCGGATCGAGCCGCATATGAAGATAGCGGTTGAAATAGTAAGCAAAGAAAAAGCCCAACTCCCATCTAAGTTTCGCTTCGTCAAACGCCAGACGCGAGCAGATGGAATCGGTTTCCAGAGCTTGTTCCGTGGCTTCTTGAATTCGAACTGCAAGCTTGAGCGCTTGCTGGTAGGCTTCGATTACCTCGGCTTCGGAGCGGCCACTCAGCCAGTCTTGCAACCGAAGATCGCCAACGTCTTCGATCAGCATAACCGCGTCGCTACCAGAAGCCGCAAGCACGGGCGGGACCGGAAGCCCAAATCCGAAAAGCAGATTAGTCACTTCGATATGAGCACACGGATCGTTGGCAAATGTGAGCCGCGCGGACGGATTGGAGGCTTCAAGCCGGATCAGCCTCTCGACCGCGCGCTCGTTCTCGTCGAAGGGCTCGCTGTAAAGCGCGACGATTACGCTGGCGCCACGTGTCTGCGCGCGAAAGTATGAACGGGTCGATGCGTCTCCAGTCAGCTTGACGACCGCCAGCTCCTCAACCGAAGCGTTGAGGTGGCGCGCTGCAAATCTAAGAATCGCCGAGGAGGTTTCCACAGGTGAAGCCATTCGAATCAAGCCGGCACTTTGAGAGCGGGCGCTGCCGCCAGTCAAATTGGAATGATTATGTTTTCGCCGAACACTTCGCCGCGTTCGACCTCGCTGACCACGCCGCGGCGAACGACGATTGCGCGTTCGATGACAGCGCCGGCCGGTATTCGCACATCGTCGGCAATCAACGCCTTGCTCACACGTGCGCCCGGCTCGACGATGACGCGGTCCCACAGCACGCAGTCTTTCACGTTCGCGCCCTCCGCAATCTCGCACCCTTGACCAGCTATGACCGACCGGCCTTCTTTGCGCATGAATAGAAGATTCGCTTCCAGGTACCGACCCAGCGTGCTCATCTCGAACCAGTCCGCGGTCGAGACGTGAGCGATGATCCGTTCTCCTGCTTCAATCGCCGGAGGGTAGACGTGAACAGTCGAATGCGAAAAGCGCGACCGCGGAACATACTCGAGGATGCGAGGCGAAAGCACTTGAATACCGGTGAACATCAACGGCGCAGGCTCGGCCGTCGTCGCTAGGCCGGGACCCGGGGACGCTGCCGTCATAGCTTCGGATGCCGCTGGTTCCGGGAAGCCTGCGAAGTGCGTAATCGAGCCTCGCTCGTTTACTTCGACTATACTGAAGTGCTCTCGCTGGGCGTTCTCTTTCAATACCAACGTGGCTATTGCGCCGCGTTCTTTGTGCGCAGCTACGGCGGCGCCAAGATCAATGTTGGTGACAATCTTTCCGTTTATGACGACGAAGTCGTCGCCGGAGAGTGACTCGCGAAGCGGATCGAGCGCGCCCGACGTGCCAAGGATCTCCTCCTCGAACGAGTAGCTGAGAGTGACCCCGAATCTTGACCCGTCCCCAAGCGCGCGCCGAATGGATTCGGGCTGGTGGTGAAGGTTTACTATTATGTCGCGAAACCCGTGCGAGGCCAGGTAGTCGACTGAGTAGCTTATCAGCGGGCGATTGAGAAACGGAATCGCAGCCTTGGTGCGGTCCTCGGTGAGAGGCCAGAGCCGGGTGCCGAATCCTGCAGCTAGAATCAACGCTTTCATGATTGCGTGTTGTCAGTGGCCAGTTGCCTTCGCCGTATCAGCATCCTAGTGGCTTGTAACAGCCGTTTCGCCAGGCATCAAATCGGTGCGAATCCGTCAAAGCCGGGTCATCCGTGGTCTATGAGTTCGTAAGAATCACATTGCCAGCGCCGCAATAGACCACGGATGACACTGATTCGGCGGATTTGCGCGGATACTCCTCCTTACACTAGTAAACCGGATCTTACAGTCCACTAGATCGACGGCTTCCACGCTCCACGCGCGACTGCGGGAATGAAGGCGTCAAGCCCCTTGGGCCGGAACTCGATCACCCGTCCCTGCTCGGCGCTCATGTAAGCGGTCATCAGCAACTCAGAAACTTCGAGCCCGTCGTAAAAACTCTCGTCGGGCTGCTTGCCCTCGAGGAAGCAATTTACGAAGTAGCGATTCTCTCCTTCATAACCGTAGTCCGCGCCTTCATCGCCGGCCACCGGCATCAAACCCTGTTCGGCGTTTTGCTTTTCGACCAGATCCTCGCCCGCTTCGCCTTTGACCTCCCGGCTAAAAAAAAGCTTCAGCCCGCTATCGAGCGTGTTGATCGACAGCGAATACTCGGGCCCGAGAAGCTCCATGCTCAGCCTCAGGCCTGCTCCGACGAAGCTCCACGAAGTCGTCGCTTCGACGATCAGCGGATGACCTTGCTCGTCGACATAGGTGACTGTCGCACGAGCGAAATCTTCTGAAGGCCTGGTTGCATAATCAACTTCGGGGCCCATCATCTTCTTGAGCCGCTCGACGTATTCCGGACGCGACCATTTCAACGAAGCTATCTGCGCCGAGACCGAGGTCGGACGAATGCTGTTGCGAGGCTTGCCCGGCGCCGTGAGCATATATCGGGCGACCTCGACGCTGTGACACATCATATCGTTGAGCACGCCTCCGCCTTGCAGCTCGCCTTGCCAGAACCACGGCATATGCGGCCCGCTGTGCTCCTCGGCTGCGCGCGCAAGATAAGGCCTTCCGGTCAACGCCGCGCCTCGCGCCCAAATCAGCGAACGCCCGCGCTGCACGCTCGGAGTGAAGAGCTGGTTTTCGAGATAGCCGTGGAGCAAACCGCTCTTCTCAACAAGCTCGATCATGCGTTTTGCTTCGCCGACGTTGCGTGCCAGCGGCTTTTCGCAAGCGATTCCCGAAAGCCGGCCTTTACCCGAGGTGACCGCGTTGACGATTGCTTCCATGTTGGCGATGCGCACGTGATTTGGCGCGCACAGCCAGATGCAATCGACTTCGGGAGCGGCGATCATTTCTTCGATCGAGTCAAACGATTTTGCGTCGCCGACTCGAAGCGAACGCGCGAGTTCTGCCGCCTCTTCCGCGTGCCGGCGGTTGGGGCTCCACACTCCGCGAACGTCGGCGTCGCGCACGCCAACCCATGACCGAATATGAAAGCGAGTGTTGAACCCGCTGCCGATGAAGCCGATTCCGAGTTTGTTTATTGGCATTGTGCTTGGATGATCTC harbors:
- a CDS encoding Gfo/Idh/MocA family oxidoreductase, with the protein product MPINKLGIGFIGSGFNTRFHIRSWVGVRDADVRGVWSPNRRHAEEAAELARSLRVGDAKSFDSIEEMIAAPEVDCIWLCAPNHVRIANMEAIVNAVTSGKGRLSGIACEKPLARNVGEAKRMIELVEKSGLLHGYLENQLFTPSVQRGRSLIWARGAALTGRPYLARAAEEHSGPHMPWFWQGELQGGGVLNDMMCHSVEVARYMLTAPGKPRNSIRPTSVSAQIASLKWSRPEYVERLKKMMGPEVDYATRPSEDFARATVTYVDEQGHPLIVEATTSWSFVGAGLRLSMELLGPEYSLSINTLDSGLKLFFSREVKGEAGEDLVEKQNAEQGLMPVAGDEGADYGYEGENRYFVNCFLEGKQPDESFYDGLEVSELLMTAYMSAEQGRVIEFRPKGLDAFIPAVARGAWKPSI
- a CDS encoding NDP-sugar synthase, which codes for MKALILAAGFGTRLWPLTEDRTKAAIPFLNRPLISYSVDYLASHGFRDIIVNLHHQPESIRRALGDGSRFGVTLSYSFEEEILGTSGALDPLRESLSGDDFVVINGKIVTNIDLGAAVAAHKERGAIATLVLKENAQREHFSIVEVNERGSITHFAGFPEPAASEAMTAASPGPGLATTAEPAPLMFTGIQVLSPRILEYVPRSRFSHSTVHVYPPAIEAGERIIAHVSTADWFEMSTLGRYLEANLLFMRKEGRSVIAGQGCEIAEGANVKDCVLWDRVIVEPGARVSKALIADDVRIPAGAVIERAIVVRRGVVSEVERGEVFGENIIIPI
- a CDS encoding phosphotransferase; translated protein: MASPVETSSAILRFAARHLNASVEELAVVKLTGDASTRSYFRAQTRGASVIVALYSEPFDENERAVERLIRLEASNPSARLTFANDPCAHIEVTNLLFGFGLPVPPVLAASGSDAVMLIEDVGDLRLQDWLSGRSEAEVIEAYQQALKLAVRIQEATEQALETDSICSRLAFDEAKLRWELGFFFAYYFNRYLHMRLDPATSNAVQADFKELCSELAARPRVLTHRDFHARNLMMHRGEMFIIDHQDARMGPASYDVASLLSDPYTTLPREAVAELIEQFIELKAASKLPLGDLDEFRTELELMTIQRMLKAIGTYASQAAANNPAYVGYIAPAIERALAAMETLGRFEATRTLLKGSLVDAPALGGSPEKLD